AAGCGAATACTGTTAAACACGATTGAGTACGATCTGGTTATTCTCGATCGTATGCTCCCTGGCAAAGATGGTGTTAGTATTTGCAGGTTTTGGCGTGCAGCGGATGTCACGATTCCTGTTATTATGCTTACTGCACTCGATACAACCAATGACAAAGTACTCGGTCTTGATGCTGGGGCAGATGATTATCTCGCCAAGCCATTTGCATTCGAAGAGCTTGTTGCTCGTGTGCGTGCACTCATGCGCCGACCAAAACAGTTAGAAGAAAATAAACTACAAGTGCAAGATATCATACTCGATACTACAGAGCATCGAGTTACAAAAGATGATACAGAAATAACTCTTACCCTTAAAGAATTTATGGTGCTTGAATACTTGATGCGTCATTGTGGTAAAGTCATTACTCGAGATACGCTGTATGACCATGCTTGGGATTTTGCTGACTCAACCCTTTCAAATACGGTCGATGTGCATATCAAAAATATCAGAAAAAAACTACATGACAATGGAACACTTATTGCGACCGTTCGCGGTGTTGGTTACAAAATGGAATAATGATGAACTGTTTGCTGCCCGGGTAAAGTTGATGCTTCTCTATACGGGGACGACGGTCGTGCTTCTGGGTACTT
The Candidatus Nomurabacteria bacterium genome window above contains:
- a CDS encoding response regulator transcription factor; protein product: MKVLVVEDNKKLADVMKRGLEQEGFAVDTLGEGIAAEKRILLNTIEYDLVILDRMLPGKDGVSICRFWRAADVTIPVIMLTALDTTNDKVLGLDAGADDYLAKPFAFEELVARVRALMRRPKQLEENKLQVQDIILDTTEHRVTKDDTEITLTLKEFMVLEYLMRHCGKVITRDTLYDHAWDFADSTLSNTVDVHIKNIRKKLHDNGTLIATVRGVGYKME